In Verrucomicrobiota bacterium, the sequence CTGCCAAAGGCTTTGCGCGACAAAATCGCGTCCAGACTGCAAAAGGCCGACGTTGCACCCGTGCGCCTCGAACGGCTTCGCAAATTCGTCCCGGTTGCCTCCGGCGACCGGTCCAGCCTCTTCGGCGAATCGCTCCCGCCCGGCCTGGTCATCGGGAACGATTAACGCCGGTTTTGCCAACGGGGCTCCCAAACTGAACTGAACCGAAGTGCCCGCCCGCTCCATTTATGGATCGGCCGAGCCGCACCAAAAGGAGGTATGGCAACGATTTGCCGGAAAATGGGTCACTTCTCACGCCGCCTGAGCATGATTCGGTCGTAACGTAAAGCCGTAGTCCGGTGGCGGCGCGTTGCGCTCCATATTGACGCAGCGGAACTTAGGTTAGGCTAGCCCGTTTCGGTGACGTGACGCGATTCGAGCCGCCTACGCCCGACAGGCCGCCATCGCTCGCCTAACCCGACCATACCGAAAGAATGGTTCAAGTTCGCGACTGCAGAATGCGCGTTGCCGTCCTGGAACACCCTTCCGCGTCGCCGTTGCCGGCCTGCCCGCGCGAAAGTCTGCGCCGCGGTCAGCGTGGCGGCATTTGGGCTACGGCGACGTTGTGAAACGCCGCGATCCACCACCGGCCGTCCTCTCTGGTCAGGACCTCCTGCAGCTTCGTGTGCAGCGCTCCGTCGCTGCCCAGCCCAGCCCCTGGGGGCACCTGTTGCACGTTGGCGAGCGTCGCATCGAGGTCCACCACCGCGACGTCGGGTCGCACAAAGTGGATCCTGCCCACGGTTAAGGCGAGGTGACTGCCCGCGAAGAGGGTGCGGAAAATCTGCGCGTGCTGTTCCACAAACCCCCCTTTGCCGTAGATCCGGGTGCCGGCGACGTTGGTGAAGGTCCCGTCTTCGGCGTAGCGTTCGGCAAAGGCCTCGGCGTCGGCGCGATTCCACGCCTCGGCCTGGCTTTGCACGACGGCGGTGATCGCGGCGCGGTCATCCGCACCCGCGGTGGTGGTTTCGCAGATCACAGCGCCCTTCCTTTCGCGATGAGGTTGTCGAAGTAGGTGGAGACGGCGGGCCAGTCGCCGGACTTTGCCGAGAGCGCGGTGTAGCCGTCAGGACGGACGACCCACAGGCCTTCCGGAGTGAAGGGTTCCCGGAGGGACGGCTCCAACAGGCCGCTAAAGCGCGACCGCAGATCGGCGGGGATGCCTTCTCCTTGGCCAAAGATCGCGAACCGCGGTGCGTCGCCGGCACCGACGGGCGGTTCCTGCGGGCGAATGGGCGCGCGCTCTCCCGGGTGCGGATCAAAATGTCCTCCGCGTGCGTTGAGCGGGCTGTGGGCATAGGCAATGGAGAGCTCGCCGGCGAGTTGCGAGGCGAACCGGCGGGCCGGAGCCATCCCCAGGATGAGCGAGGCGGTGTGATTGCGGAGCGCCTGGCCCAGCTTGTTCTTGACCGTGGCCAGGGAAGTGATCCGGCCGGTCACTTTGAGCACGGCCTCCGCCACCGGGCTGCGCTCGGGGGTGTAGCTGTCGAGCAGGTCCGCTGATGCCCTGCCGTGAACGACCAGGGCGAGCTTCCAGGCGAGGTTGCAGGCGTCCTGCATGCCGGTATTCATGCCTTGGCCGCCCATAGGGCTGTGCACATGGGCCGCATCGCCGGCGAGAAACGCCCGGCGGCCGCGGTAATCGGCGACCTTGCGCTCGTTGATGCGGAACGAGGAGAGCCAGACCGCATCCGTGGCGCGCGCGCCGCCGGGAAAGCGCTGGTCGAGGACCGTCTGCACGTCGGCCAGCGTGGGCGTGGGGGGGTGGGCGGAGCCGTCGTGCGCCGTTCCGACGTCGGCCACGATGCGGTAGCGGTTTTCCGAGATGGGAAAGGTCGCGAGCACGCCGTCCGAGTGCCAGCCGATGTCGATCCCCGATGTGGGGGGCACCCCGACAAGGTGGACGTCGGCCAGCAGCCAATCGATCAGGGAGGTTTCGCCGTGGAACTCCTTGCCCAGCCGATGGCGCACGGTGCTGTGGGCGCCATCACAGCCGGCCAGCCACGAGGTTTCCACCCCCTCTTCGGTGCCGTCCGCGTGGCGAAGCTTCGCATCGACGTTTTCACCGGTGTCGTTGAAGTTGAGGAGCTCGACCTCACGCTCGACCCGAACGCCCAGGCCGTTGAGGAATTCTTCAAGGATGCGCTCCGTGTCGCTCTGAGGCAACATGAGCGCGAAACGGTAAGCGGACGGAAGCCCGTCCATCGTGAGGCGGCCGATGGGGCGTTTGTCGGCCGAGATCGTGACGCTTTCGACCTTGTATCCCGCGTCGACCAGGAAGCGGCTCACGCCGGAGCGCTCCAGGAGCTCAAGGGAGCGGCTCCAGAGGACGAGCGCCTTGGACTTGTCGGTGCGCCGGGACGCTTTGTCGACGATGCGCAGGGGGACGCCGAAGCGCGCGAGTTCGATGGCCAGGGTGAGGCCGACAGGGCCCGCCCCGACGATTAACGCGGAGGTTTTCATAAAGTGTCCTTGCTAAAATAAAAAGAATGTTCCTTCTTTTATTTCAGGACTGATGAGGAGGCAAGCGCAAGATGCCGAAAATTTCTGAGCAACAACGTCAGGCGCGTCGGGACCAGATCCTGGCGGCGGTGTGGCCCTGCTTCCTTCGCAAGGGCGTTCACGCCACGTCCATGGAAGACATCATCCGGGAGTCGGGGCTGTCGGCGGGAGCGGTCTACCTTTACTTCAAGGGCAAGGACGAGCTCATCCTGACGGCGATCTCGACCTACCTGGGCCAGTTACGGGGACTGCTGCTGCCGGTGCTGACGCGGGAGGAGGCGCTTGCCCCGTTACCCTTCGTGCACGAGGTGGCGTCCGCGATCGCCAAGCACACCAAACGGGCGGGCATCGATCTGAACGCGGTGATCCTGATGGGCTGGAGTGAGGCGCAGACCAACGGTGCCGTGAAGGCGCTGGTGACGGAGTTCCAGACCAAGTACCGGGACGCCTTGACCGCGGTGGTCCGGCAGTGGCAGCGGCGCAAGCACGTGCGCGCCGAGGCGGATGCGGAAGCCATCGCCAAGGCGCTGCTCTCCTTCTTCTTGGGTTCCATCGTGCAAGAGGCTTTGCTGGGCGATGCGGATCCGGCGACGCTCACCCGTGGCATCGAAGGCCTGCTGGGGACGAGCGTTCCGAAGGGTCCGCCGGGGGGCAAGGGGCGCCGCCGTCGCTGAGCCGGTTTGCGGGGCGGCGCACCCACCGGTCCGAGCCTCAGCGTTTTGAGCGCGGGCGTGAGGCCCGCGCACGCTCGATTGCGGGGTGATTGACCCCTGGTGCTCGGGCGAGAGCGCGGGGTTCAACCAACCCCACGGGGCTCCGGCGGACGCTCGAACCAAGCGCCGAGGTGGGGCTTACAAACCCTATTCTGGCTGAGGGCCTTACAAAGGTGTGGGAACGCTCAGGGGAAGCACGTGTTGAAGCGCGGAACCGTGCCGGTCAGCTGCAGGACGCCGAGTCCGTACGAGCCGGTCGGCGCGCCTTCGTAGAGGGTCGTGCCGTTGTTTGTGTTGGCGACCGCGCCGGTGCAGTTCTTGAAGAAGGAGGCTTCGCACGGGTAGGGGCCAAAGAGCTGATGGCCCAGCAGAGCCGCAGGGCCGGAGGCGCCCGACGAGATCGGGCAGGAGCACACAATCTGGTTCTCGCCGAGTTGGCCGAGGCCTGGGAACGACTGCCCCCGCGTGCTCGCGAAGCAGATGCCGCCGTCGCACGAGGCGTAGGCGCCGGAGGTGGCCGTCGGGGGGCAGAAGTAGAGCGCTTGGTTTCCGGACGGCGCGACGATCGAGGGGGGCACGCTGTAGGTGCTCACCACGTAGCCGTTGCTGGGGCCCTCAGCATTGAAGTTGCAGACGTCGCCGCCGGCGTATGACAACGAGCGGCTGATGCTGTTGCCAAACCGCAGGTCGCAGCGGCAATAGGCGACGTTGTTGTAGACGAAACAGCGGACACCGGCGCACAGCGCGTACTCCTGGTTGCGGCAGATCACGGTCCCCTCCAGTGCCGAGGCGGCCGCGATGTCGCCTTCGGCCCCGCCGGGGGTCGGGGCGGTGGGCGCAGTGGCGGTGGTGCTGCTCGCGGCCCAGCTTTTCGGCCCGCGCAGGGCCAAGAGCGCCCCGGTGAGGCCACCGCTTAGCAGTTGCAGCGTTTTGCGCCGGGTCAGCCCGTGGGCGACGGCTTTGGCCCATTCATCGAATCGGTGTTCCACGGCGCGTGGGTTGGCGGGGCGGGGTTTCATGGCGGCTCCTTGGAGGCTGCGGGGGATTGAGTTCGGGGCGCTTACGCGCGCGCTGGCAAAGGACTTTCAGGGTGGGGCTGGTGGCCGTTGGAGGAGACGCTCGGGCCGGCGGCTAAGGCCAGAATGGCGTCAAATCCCGCCGCCACGTCCGAAGCCAGCACCCCGCGCTCATCAATGAGGTATCCCACCGGGGTGGCGAACATGGCGTACCGCAGCGAGACCTCCCAGTTTTTCTGCAGCACCACCGGAAAGGTTAACCCCAGCTTGGCCACCTTCTGCCGGTTGGTCTCTGCGTCCTGCCGGCTGACCATGAGCACCTGCAGGTCTTTGCGCTCGCGGTGCACGCGTTCCAAGTGCGGGGCCAATTGCTCGCAGGGGCCGCAGTCCGGGTCGGTAAAGACCAGCAACACCCGCTGGCCCCGGTAGTCCTCAAGGGCCAGTTCCTTCCCATCCAGGCGCGGTAAGCGGAAGTTCGGCGCAGGCGTTCCGGCTTTGAGCCCGCTGCGGTTGAGCCGGCTCTCGCTTACGGGTTTGTTACCCCGGGCGGCTGGCTTGGACGGCGGCGCGTGGCCCGCTTCCGGCGCGCCTTGTGGCGCCGGGGCGGTCGCCAACGCCAGCAGGGCTGCCGCGCCCACGGCCAACTCACTGGCGAGGGTGCCCGTTTCGTCGAGAAGGTAGCCCACCGGCGTGCCGTGGGCCTGATATTGTGCGGCCACTTCCATTTCCTTTTGCAGCAGCACCGGGCAGCCGATGGCGTGCGTTTGGAAGAGCTGGCGGTTGGCCTCGGCTCCCCCCGTGCTGACCACAAGCGGCACGGGCTTGGCGTCCCGGCCCCCAGGCGACAAGGCCGCCAGCTCCGGCACCATGCTCGTGCAGAAACCGCAGGCGGGGTTGAAGAAGATCAGCAGCACCGGACGACCCCGAAACTCTGAGAGCCGGTGGCGAGCCCCCGAAAGGTCGGGCAATTCGAAGTCCGGGGCCATGGAGCCCAGCGGCAGGCCGCTCGGGGCAGCCGGCGCAGGGCGGGGCGGCTCAGCCGGCCGGGCGGCAAGCCCTTTCTCGAGCGCCTCCAAGCGCAGCAAGATGCGCCCGTGTTGACGCACCAGTTGGTAGCCGAGCCAGCAGCCAAAGCCGATCAGCAAC encodes:
- a CDS encoding redoxin domain-containing protein; this translates as MTTLLVLALALPWLLIGFGCWLGYQLVRQHGRILLRLEALEKGLAARPAEPPRPAPAAPSGLPLGSMAPDFELPDLSGARHRLSEFRGRPVLLIFFNPACGFCTSMVPELAALSPGGRDAKPVPLVVSTGGAEANRQLFQTHAIGCPVLLQKEMEVAAQYQAHGTPVGYLLDETGTLASELAVGAAALLALATAPAPQGAPEAGHAPPSKPAARGNKPVSESRLNRSGLKAGTPAPNFRLPRLDGKELALEDYRGQRVLLVFTDPDCGPCEQLAPHLERVHRERKDLQVLMVSRQDAETNRQKVAKLGLTFPVVLQKNWEVSLRYAMFATPVGYLIDERGVLASDVAAGFDAILALAAGPSVSSNGHQPHPESPLPARA
- a CDS encoding TetR/AcrR family transcriptional regulator, whose protein sequence is MPKISEQQRQARRDQILAAVWPCFLRKGVHATSMEDIIRESGLSAGAVYLYFKGKDELILTAISTYLGQLRGLLLPVLTREEALAPLPFVHEVASAIAKHTKRAGIDLNAVILMGWSEAQTNGAVKALVTEFQTKYRDALTAVVRQWQRRKHVRAEADAEAIAKALLSFFLGSIVQEALLGDADPATLTRGIEGLLGTSVPKGPPGGKGRRRR
- a CDS encoding SgcJ/EcaC family oxidoreductase, producing MICETTTAGADDRAAITAVVQSQAEAWNRADAEAFAERYAEDGTFTNVAGTRIYGKGGFVEQHAQIFRTLFAGSHLALTVGRIHFVRPDVAVVDLDATLANVQQVPPGAGLGSDGALHTKLQEVLTREDGRWWIAAFHNVAVAQMPPR
- a CDS encoding FAD-dependent monooxygenase; translation: MKTSALIVGAGPVGLTLAIELARFGVPLRIVDKASRRTDKSKALVLWSRSLELLERSGVSRFLVDAGYKVESVTISADKRPIGRLTMDGLPSAYRFALMLPQSDTERILEEFLNGLGVRVEREVELLNFNDTGENVDAKLRHADGTEEGVETSWLAGCDGAHSTVRHRLGKEFHGETSLIDWLLADVHLVGVPPTSGIDIGWHSDGVLATFPISENRYRIVADVGTAHDGSAHPPTPTLADVQTVLDQRFPGGARATDAVWLSSFRINERKVADYRGRRAFLAGDAAHVHSPMGGQGMNTGMQDACNLAWKLALVVHGRASADLLDSYTPERSPVAEAVLKVTGRITSLATVKNKLGQALRNHTASLILGMAPARRFASQLAGELSIAYAHSPLNARGGHFDPHPGERAPIRPQEPPVGAGDAPRFAIFGQGEGIPADLRSRFSGLLEPSLREPFTPEGLWVVRPDGYTALSAKSGDWPAVSTYFDNLIAKGRAL